In a single window of the Eubacterium sp. 1001713B170207_170306_E7 genome:
- a CDS encoding 2-isopropylmalate synthase, with the protein MLKKTEERQSAPVVDVLEPQLYQEVFPYDEIPKIRFNNAFIPYHLPETIWITDTTFRDGQQSMASFSVDQIVGLFKLLHELDNGEGLIRQSEFFLYSEKDRKAVRKCQELGYAFPEITSWIRADERDFKLVKEMDISETGMLMSCSDYHIFKKLNMTRNEAMQHYLTLAMKAMEAGIKPRCHLEDITRADFYGFVAPLVKNLKRLSQETGISVKIRACDTLGVGVPYNGTELPRSVPGIVSELRNHCGLEPEEIEWHGHNDYHHVVTTSTASWLYGGAAVNTALLGIGERTGNCPLEAMLFEYAQLKGSLGRINLPVLNEIVHFFKKELNYSIDPKRPFVGSEFNMTKAGIHADGLLKDASIYNSFDTSRLLNRPVVIKINQSSGSAGIAAWINTWYHLDETGKVDKHDPRIAMIKRWIDSVYEAGRTEAISSAEMEHQVKKAFTTGIHQFSLVK; encoded by the coding sequence ATGCTGAAAAAAACAGAAGAGAGGCAGAGTGCTCCGGTGGTGGACGTGCTGGAGCCTCAATTGTATCAAGAGGTGTTTCCCTATGATGAGATCCCCAAAATACGATTTAACAATGCATTTATTCCTTATCACCTGCCCGAAACCATCTGGATCACCGATACCACCTTCAGGGATGGGCAGCAGTCCATGGCTTCTTTTAGCGTGGACCAGATTGTCGGGCTGTTTAAGCTGTTACATGAGCTGGATAACGGCGAAGGGCTCATCCGCCAGTCTGAGTTTTTTCTTTACAGCGAAAAAGACAGAAAGGCGGTCCGGAAATGCCAGGAGCTGGGGTATGCGTTTCCAGAGATCACCTCATGGATTCGCGCAGACGAAAGAGATTTTAAGCTGGTTAAGGAAATGGACATTTCCGAAACCGGCATGTTAATGTCCTGCTCGGACTACCATATTTTCAAAAAGCTTAACATGACCCGGAATGAAGCGATGCAGCATTATCTAACCTTGGCAATGAAAGCGATGGAAGCGGGCATAAAGCCAAGATGCCATCTGGAGGATATTACACGGGCTGATTTTTACGGCTTTGTGGCCCCTCTTGTGAAAAATTTAAAGCGTTTAAGCCAGGAAACAGGAATATCCGTTAAGATAAGAGCCTGCGATACCTTAGGCGTGGGGGTGCCCTACAATGGCACCGAGCTGCCCCGAAGTGTCCCAGGCATTGTTTCAGAGCTGAGAAACCACTGCGGACTTGAACCGGAAGAAATCGAGTGGCACGGGCATAACGATTATCATCACGTGGTAACCACATCGACCGCCTCATGGCTGTACGGCGGGGCAGCGGTCAATACCGCGTTGCTGGGAATTGGCGAGCGGACAGGGAATTGTCCCCTTGAGGCCATGCTTTTTGAATATGCCCAATTGAAGGGCAGTCTTGGAAGGATTAACCTGCCAGTTTTAAATGAGATTGTTCATTTCTTTAAGAAAGAATTAAACTATTCCATAGATCCCAAACGCCCCTTTGTCGGTTCCGAGTTTAACATGACAAAGGCCGGGATTCATGCAGACGGCCTTTTAAAGGATGCGTCGATTTATAATTCCTTTGACACCAGCAGGCTGCTGAACCGGCCGGTAGTGATTAAGATCAATCAAAGCTCTGGCAGCGCGGGGATAGCAGCGTGGATCAACACCTGGTACCATCTGGATGAGACAGGGAAGGTGGACAAACATGACCCGCGGATCGCCATGATAAAGCGCTGGATTGACAGTGTATACGAGGCGGGCAGAACAGAGGCCATCAGCAGTGCAGAGATGGAGCATCAGGTAAAAAAAGCTTTTACTACAGGTATTCATCAGTTTAGTCTGGTAAAATAA